DNA from Marinagarivorans cellulosilyticus:
GAGATTAACGTTAAAGGCTTGACTCACCCGGTAAGAATTTATCAGGTTGTCGATTTCCGAAAAGACTTAGGCAAAGGACAGACTTGGTTTGAAGAAAATATGACAGGCTTCTCGATGCATATGGATTTAGAGAAAATCCGCAATTACGATAAAGACCGCGTTGTTGAAATGCTCAACAACGCAGCGGCACGCCTTAAGGGTAAAAGCATTAAATAAGTTTTAGTGAGGGGCTCTTTCGTGTTCGGGGACGAGCTCTACGGCGCGTACGACCTTGGTTACCCCTTCCGTTGTCCTTGCTAGCTCGGTGACATGCTGGGTTTCACTTTCGGTGAGCAAGCCCATAATGTAAACCACGCGATTCTCCACCACAATTTTTACGCGGTTAGATTCTATTTCTGTACTACCAATTAATTTGGTGCGTATTTTGGTGCCTATCCAATTATCGTTTGCGCGCGAATATATCGAGGCTTTGCTGGCGACGCTAAGCTGATTGTGAACTTGGCGTACCGAGTTGATATTACGTGCGGTTTCACCGGCCAGTTCGCGTAGCTTCGCAGAGGGAACTTCCCCAGTGAGTAACACCACGCCGTTATAACTCAGCACTGTAATGTTTGCTTCGTCTAAGGATGGGTCCGCTTTGACAAGGTTAACTTTAAGGTGGGTGGTAATTTGTCGGTCATCAAAAACTTCTCCCATGGTACGCTGCCCTGGGTCTTGTTCTATTGGTCCTTGATGGGTGGCAGCCAAAAAGCTAGAGCAGCCGCCAAGGCTTGCGCTGATAAGGCATACCGATATTGTGTGAGGTAGACGTTCAAGCATTGCAGGGATACAGCGTTTTTTCATAGGTAGTAGTCGGAGTTCGCGGTGTCTTTTGTTGGGAGGAGCTTTTTTTAGCTTGGTTGGTTATGTCGATTACTCGATACCAAAAAGGTTTCGATCAATA
Protein-coding regions in this window:
- a CDS encoding BON domain-containing protein, giving the protein MKKRCIPAMLERLPHTISVCLISASLGGCSSFLAATHQGPIEQDPGQRTMGEVFDDRQITTHLKVNLVKADPSLDEANITVLSYNGVVLLTGEVPSAKLRELAGETARNINSVRQVHNQLSVASKASIYSRANDNWIGTKIRTKLIGSTEIESNRVKIVVENRVVYIMGLLTESETQHVTELARTTEGVTKVVRAVELVPEHERAPH